One Chiloscyllium plagiosum isolate BGI_BamShark_2017 unplaced genomic scaffold, ASM401019v2 scaf_10921, whole genome shotgun sequence genomic window carries:
- the LOC122547137 gene encoding complement C1q-like protein 3 has protein sequence MVLLLVILIPVLVNSAGTSARYEMLGTCRMVCDPYGSKATTAAAETVRDHSLMPLPTFIQGPKGDPGRSGKAGPRGPPGEPGPPGSVGPPGGKGEAGRPGLPGLPGPPGPNAGAISAATYSTVPKIAFYAGLKRPHEGYEMLKFDDVVTNLGNHYDPGTGKFTCSIPGIYFFTYHVLMRGGDGTSMWADLCKNGQVRASAIAQDADQNYDYASNSVVLHLDAGDEVYIKLDGGKAHGGNNNKYSTFSGFIVYAD, from the exons atggtgctgctgttggtCATCCTGATCCCGGTGCTGGTCAACTCGGCCGGGACCTCGGCCCGCTACGAGATGCTGGGCACCTGCCGGATGGTGTGTGACCCTTACGGCTCCAAAGCCACCACGGCGGCGGCGGAGACGGTGAGGGACCACAGCCTGATGCCTTTACCCACTTTCATCCAGGGACCCAAAGGGGATCCCGGGCGCTCGGGGAAGGCCGGGCCCCGGGGACCCCCCGGGGAACCCGGGCCGCCTGGTTCGGTGGGGCCGCCGGGAGGGAAAGGGGAAGCGGGGAGACCGGGGTTGCCGGGTTTACCGGGACCTCCCGGGCCCAATGCGGGAGCGATCAGCGCCGCTACCTACAGCACGGTGCCCAAGATCGCCTTCTACGCCGGCCTGAAGAGGCCCCACGAGGGCTACGAGATGCTCAAGTTCGACGACGTGGTCACCAACCTGGGCAACCACTACGACCCGGGCACCGGCAAGTTCACCTGCTCCATCCCCGGCATCTACTTCTTCACTTACCACGTCCTGATGAGAGGGGGAGACGGCACCAGCATGTGGGCGGATCTGTGTAAGAACGGCCAG GTTCGAGCTAGTGCCATTGCCCAGGACGCTGACCAAAACTATGACTATGCCAGTAACAGCGTGGTGCTGCACCTGGATGCAGGGGATGAAGTCTACATTAAACTGGATGGTGGCAAGGCGCACGGTGGCAACAACAACAAGTATAGCACCTTCTCGGGATTTATAGTCTACGCAGACTGA